Within the Pirellulales bacterium genome, the region CTTGGCTGTTGCAGTGATCAACCTGTTTATTGAATTGAAGTCGGTAGGAGCCATTCCAATTCTGCGTCGATGACCGGAGTCTAGCTTAACAGTCCGTTGAAGTCAGGGATTTTTGACTGCGCTTTTCTGACCGGTTGAGTGCGTGTGTTGAGTCATAGAGAGCGCCCAAGTTGTTGCCGACCAGCTCCGCAAGATTATAATCGGTCGAGATTTTCCGCCGGCGCGAATGAATTTGTCAAAACGCAGGACTCTGAAGTCTTATTCGGTTTCGGTTATATTTGCACATCGTGTGCATTAGATGTGATATGGACCCATCGTCACCCGTCTATCAGCATCGTCTTAATGTGGACCCAATGCTGCGGCGCCGGTGCATCGTTCTCACTGCGTTACTGATTGTAGAAGCAGTTGGGCTGGCAGTCGTACTGTTCGATGTGGGCAATGCTGCGGAGCGATTCGATTGGCTTTCCATTCTTTTGGGCGCGAAGCCTCGCGCTTTAGCATTTAGCGTTGTGGTCATCGCGACGGTGGCTCTTCTTGCGGCAGCTCGGCTCCGCGGGCAGGCAGCATCCAACGAATGGCATGGCCACCGCTATCGGGTTCTTCCTTTCCTGATAGCGCATGGCGCGGCGCTGATAGGCTTCGTTGAGGCAACCACGTGGATCTTGCGTGGCGAGGCATCAGCCGAAAATCCTTGGGTCATCGCGGCTTGGTGTACGTGCGGACTAGCTACCTTGATCTTCTGGGCTTTGTGTTTGCTTCCGGTACCCATTTGGCGCGATTTGCTGCCCGGTAGTTGGGGTATCATCGGCGGCGCTGTGTGCATCGGCGCGCTCGCCTGGATTTTCTCGGCGTGGTCGACCCATTTGTGGAATCCGTTGGGACGTCCAACGGTTTGGTTGGTAGCGCACCTTTTGGACATTTTTTTCCGGGAGGTCGTCTACGATCCGGCGCATTATTTGGTCGGAACCCCGCAATTCACGGTTGAAATCGCGCCCGCTTGTTCCGGTTACGAAGGCTTGGGGCTAATGAGCTTATTTTTGGGTGTCGCCTTATGGGCTTTGCGCGATCGCCTGCGATTCCCGCGCGCATTGCTTCTATTTCCCTTAGGCCTGGGAGCCATGTGGTTTGCTAATGGTGTACGGTTGGCTGCGCTGGTGTGGATTGGTGCACGATGGTCGCCGGGAA harbors:
- the xrtE gene encoding exosortase E/protease, VPEID-CTERM system; this translates as MLRRRCIVLTALLIVEAVGLAVVLFDVGNAAERFDWLSILLGAKPRALAFSVVVIATVALLAAARLRGQAASNEWHGHRYRVLPFLIAHGAALIGFVEATTWILRGEASAENPWVIAAWCTCGLATLIFWALCLLPVPIWRDLLPGSWGIIGGAVCIGALAWIFSAWSTHLWNPLGRPTVWLVAHLLDIFFREVVYDPAHYLVGTPQFTVEIAPACSGYEGLGLMSLFLGVALWALRDRLRFPRALLLFPLGLGAMWFANGVRLAALVWIGARWSPGIASRGFHSQAGWLAFIIVALLLIHLAVRSRWLVLEDCATPRQRDNPGGAYLMPLLVMLATSMVALAFSEGNADSSYPWRALVVGLTLLYYRREYREWRVSFSPHSIALGTAVFLIWLGVPRLIMLAHGHESQPVMPEPSAMNAGVVAVYLRILGYIVLVPIIEELAFRGYLLRRLIARDFETVSLQRFTWLSFLGSSLLFGSLHGSHWIVGTLAGMAYALAAAVRGQLGDAIIAHGTTNVLLAISAGICGDWSLMS